One window of the Pyxicephalus adspersus chromosome 5, UCB_Pads_2.0, whole genome shotgun sequence genome contains the following:
- the LOC140332206 gene encoding NXPE family member 3-like: MLPSLTVLAKENIRGNLEFLPGCQSAHFHTSHTERITLVRSLIKPSKRRTFSIQDIARKLPIPRSLFQAKVRYQLLTASNWKSSPTPSEGPQSQKEKEFQKFLQLLEWPEPPNSTSFMSSTSPKTTECTLIDPQTTYHVGELTKVFIRARDHYGNPKTYGGDYFQAKLHSPGLKAGVTGSITDHRNGSYTVTFPLPWPGICQISISLVHSSEAIAILKAKRDTHDFKIIYYGFFYHNGSMAKAFCNIRPSGQDVCSYRDPNTEEEWFCERPKGFPCSAYLAHSSGGRYADYTSVQQEFLHSTALQRLDLHVVYAVGPLLATDAEHGYLVQWRAHQRPLNMNRTRLQDLRYIANELDNIGGENEGVVVVINCAAHFIFFPLKFYMKRIMGIRDAVARLLERSPHTKVIIKSANTGFLPPIGSNWLTLQLDTLLRAVFSGLPVTILDTWQMTSCHRLPQTVHPDRIIVKNMLDLMLSFICPK, encoded by the exons ATGTTACCAAGCCTTACTGTCCTGGCCAAGGAGAACATCAGAG GGAATCTTGAATTTTTACCTGGTTGCCAATCTGCCCATTTCCATACCTCGCACACAGAGCGTATCACCTTAGTTAGAAGCCTTATTAAACCAAGTAAAAGACggacattttcaatacaggataTAGCTCGCAAACTTCCAATCCCCCGCTCACTTTTTCAGGCTAAG GTACGATATCAGTTACTAACTGCAAGTAATTGGAAATCGTCTCCCACTCCTTCTGAAGGTCCTCAGTCCCAGAAAGAAAAAGAGTTCCAAAAGTTTCTACAACTCCTTGAATGGCCAGAACCTCCAAATTCTACTAGTTTCATGTCATCCACCAGCCCAAAGACCACAGAGTGCACATTAATAGACCCGCAGACAACATACCACGTTGGAGAACTTACAAAGGTTTTTATCAGAGCACGTGACCACTATGGTAACCCCAAAACCTATGGGGGGGATTATTTTCAGGCCAAACTGCACTCTCCAGGGCTGAAAGCAGGAGTAACCGGCTCCATCACCGACCACAGAAATGGAAGTTACACTGTCACCTTTCCCCTTCCATGGCCCGGGATTTGTCAGATCTCTATCTCACTCGTCCATTCCAGTGAGGCCATCGCCATCCTGAAGGCAAAGAGAGATACCCATGATTTCAAG ATCATTTACTATGGATTTTTCTACCATAATGGTAGCATGGCCAAAGCTTTTTGTAATATTCGGCCCTCTGGACAGGATGTGTGTTCTTATCGGGACCCAAACACAGAGGAGGAATGGTTCTGTGAGCGTCCAAAGGGCTTCCCCTGCAGTGCTTACCTTGCGCATTCCTCAGGTGGTCGTTATGCTGACTATACTTCCGTGCAGCAAGAGTTTCTACACAG TACAGCTCTTCAAAGGTTGGACCTCCATGTGGTCTATGCCGTCGGCCCCCTGCTGGCCACAGATGCTGAACACGGCTACCTCGTGCAGTGGCGAGCACACCAGAGACCACTTAACATGAATCGCACCCGCTTGCAGGATTTAAGATACATCGCCAATGAGCTGGATAATATAGGAGGAGAGAACGAGGGTGTGGTAGTTGTCATTAACTGCGCAgcccattttatatttttcccgcTAAAGTTTTATATGAAGAGGATCATGGGTATCCGGGATGCTGTGGCCCGGTTACTGGAGCGTAGTCCACATACCAAGGTGATCATCAAGTCTGCCAACACAGGTTTCCTGCCACCCATTGGCAGCAACTGGTTAACCTTGCAGCTGGACACATTGCTGAGGGCGGTGTTTTCAGGACTTCCTGTCACCATACTGGACACCTGGCAGATGACTTCCTGTCACCGTCTGCCTCAAACTGTTCATCCGGATAGAATCATTGTGAAAAATATGCTGGACCTAATGCTGTCCTTTATTTGTCCCAAGTGA